The stretch of DNA ACGGTAGTTTTGAACCTTAACATTGGTTTGCAAGGTTTTGGCATAGGTATGTTGGAATTGTTGATAAGTCGCATAAAGAGCTTGATAAGCACCACGACGCACCTCACGATTTTTAGACTCCATCAAACGTGTGTAAGTTCCATGAGATAGCTGAACTTCCTTACCATCATCGTCAAGAACATAAGGGAAAACAATATCCGCATTGTCCAAGATAGCGAAGGTTTCACTTGCCGAACCAAAGATTTCTCCAGCTCCAGCCAATAGCTCTTCTTCGCGTTGTGAAAGAACGTGGTCCTTGCCTTGCAATAACTTGTCAAAATAGTGTTGATAAACCTGCAATTTTGGCTGAGCTTCTAAAAAGTCAGCATACTGCTTTTCACTGATTTCCATAAATTCAGGTTCATAGAATGAAAAGGCTTGGTCTAGCTGGCTATAGAGAGTCATGGCCTTGGCATAGTACTCTTGGTACTTGGCTTCACGTGTGTCTTGGTCATTCTTCATATGAGCATAAACGTAAAGCTTTTCCATTTGGCGTTCCATTTCAAGAGAAAATTCAGTAATTTCGAGTAGGCTATCCGCACTATCCAGGAGATGGCCTTCATACTGGGCTACTGTCTCCAATTGTTCTGTTAAATCTTTTAAGGCTTCTTCCCAAGCCTGGTCAGTTGGGTAGATCGTTGATAGATCCCATGTATCTTTTTCATTTATTTCATGTCTTTGTAATACCATTAGATTCCTCCATCCTTTCTATTCTACCATATTTTTCAAGAAATATTGCTGATAAAAGGCTGGTGGATAGAGCTTTTGCCAACCATTTTGAGAATTTTCTTGGTAATAGGTTTGAAAATACTGATAATAGCGAGTCAAATCTTGCTCAATTTGGCAAAACTCACCTACTAGAGGTCGAATTTGTGGATACCATTCTTTTAGTCCATAAGTCAGGAGATTTTCTCCCTTTTTATAGGCTTCTGCTTGTTCTTTCATCCAAATAGGATTTTGATAATAGAGTTGTTGCCGGATATAACGACAGATGTCCTTATCCTGAGAAACACTAAAACTAGATATTTTTTGTTTCTTATAGGGAAGACGTAATATCTCCAGTAGACTATCTTGTCCATAAGGAAATTCCTTGATTTGATAATGGAGTTTACGTCGGAGATCCTGGTGAATCAGGTATTTGAGTCTTAAAACCTGTTTTTCCTTGTCTACTTCCCAAACATAAAAGCCCATGTTTTGACTGAAATAGAGAAAACCTTCTTGCAGACGAGTCAAACGCTCCTTGAGCCACAGTTTTTCTCCCAACAACCACAGTACTTGGTAACCCTGACCACGATAGCCCTCACTACGCTCTTTAAGAACTTTTTGAGGCAAGGGACTACATTGAACCTCTAAAGCTAGATTGCCATTTACAAATACATCCGCAATCTGTTTAAGCTCTGGAAGAGGGTATTCTAATTGCACCTCTGCATCTTTTTTCAACCAGTGATAAAGTGATTTTTTATTTTCTAGGTGTTCTGGACTTTCATTTTCAGAGGAAAAATCACAGTCTTTTAAGGTTTTGTGGGCAAAATGAGTCCGGACACTTGGTCCTTGACGCAAACGGAGCTGACATCCACAAGCTGGGCAGGTGTATGCTTGCTTCTCAAGTTTATCCTCTAACACATTTACCAATTCTCCCCTAGAATCTCTCGCAACAAACATGATTTCCCTCCTTTTCTATACTATTCGTAAAAAAGAAAAAAGACCAGGAAATTTCCTAATCTTCATTCATGTTTATTTGATTTTCTTAGCTAGCATGGTCGCAAAGCGTAGTTGAATACGATTGCCATTCTCATCGCGACGGTGAAGATGGCCAGGATTTTCATTGTACTTAACCAATTCCCAGTCCTTGTAATAGTTTGCCAATTCTCCTTCTTTAAAGGTGAATGGGAAGTTCACAGAGCAAGGATAATCCTCCGTGTCCATAGCACAAACGATAAGATTGTAACCACCAACACTGGTTTTCTCCTGCATATTTTGAATAATAGCTGGAATGCGGTCCGCTTGTAGAAACATGAGAACAACAGTTGATACGATAAAATCATATTCTTGCCCAATGCTGGCTGAATTGATATCGTAGAGACCAACAGGCATGTCCAAATCTTCTTGCTCCACAATGCTTTGCAAGATTTCAAGAGATAATTCATTTTGATCTACAGCTGTCACATCAAAACCTTGCTGGGCTAGAAAGAGTGCATTACGGCCTTGACCACAGCCCAAATCTAAGGCTTTCCCTGGTTTTACTGTCTGCATAGCCTCTAAGACCTCTGAATGAACCCGATTGGTATTGTATTTTTTAGGGAAATAATCCTCAGGTTTACAATAAAATTCCAAATACCATTCCACATCGTCTGTTACAGCCTCCACTCGGTGCCAGGCTTGTGGTTGTGCCATGGGATTCTCAGCCCCTGCTTCAAAGAGGTGCTCAGCTAAAACCTCACCATATTCTGTCAATTCAATAAACTTGAGAGTTCCCTTCAAAACAGTAATTTTCCCCCAAGTCCCAACCTTGGTATTGTGTTTCTGCTGAACAGCCTCTGGCATGGTTTCTTTAGTCCACAAAGGCATACGTTTATAGGCAACTAGTTTTTCCATCTTCATTTCCTCTTTTTATCGCTGATTAACAGCTTTCATAACACGCGCGATGTCGCGGTTTTGCTCACGTCGTTTGATAGACTCCCGTTTATCATAGTCATGCTTCCCTTTAGCTAAACCTAAAAGGAGTTTAGCGTAACCATCTTTGATATAGACCTTAAGGGGAACCAGGGTCATTCCTGTTCCTTTAGTCTCTTGTTCTAATTTTTGGATTTGTTTCTTATGGAGCAGGAGTTTACGACGACGTTCTGGTTCTTGGTTCCAGATATTGCCCTCTTCGTAAGGAGCAATATGAACATTGCTCAACCAGACCTCCCCATTTTTTACTTGGGCAAAGCCATCCTTGAGATTGATTCGAGCAGCTCGTACACTCTTGATTTCAGTTCCTGTCAGGACCATCCCTGCCTCTAGCGTATCTACGATTGTATAGTCGTGGCGCGCCTTTTTATTTTGTGCGACGACCTTTCCCTCGCCCTTTGCCATGCTTAGCTCCTTTCTTAGCTACTTCCTTATAAAAAGGATTCTTTCCTTTTTTCTTCTTGTCTTTTTGTGAATGCTTGCGCTTATCATTTGAGCGTCCTGATTTTCTCTTATCTTCCTTCTTATCTGAACGACGACTTGAACCACGCCCCCTGTCACTGCGATTAGACTGTTTTAAGCCTTTTTCAATCACATCAAACTCACTTGGGATATATGAGAAGTCAATTTCACCCGTCATCTTGTCGGCTCTTTCAACTCGGATACGAATCTGTTGCCCTACACGGAAGGTTGTTCCTGATTTTTCTCCACGAAGAGTCAAATCACGTTCGTTGAAATGATAAAATTCAGGTAAATTAGTGATGTGAATCAAGCCTTCAACTGTGTTTGGCAATTCGACAAAGAGACCAAACTTGACAATGCTGGACACAACCGCATCGTACTCTTCACCCACGTATTCTTCCATGTACTCAGCCTTTTTCATGGCTTCGACTTCACGCTCGGCCTCGATAGCTCGACGCTCACGGTTGGAAGACTGGGTCGCAATCTCTGGAATCACTTGTTCAAAATGCTCTGCTATTTCCTTAGAACGGCCGTAATCACGAATCATACGATGAACAAGAAGGTCTGGATAACGACGAATCGGACTGGTAAAGTGAGTGTAATAGTCAGCTGCTAATCCATAGTGGCCGTGATTGTGCTCCGAATAGCGAGCCTGCTGCATGGAACGGAGAAGCATCATGGATAATACATCTGCATAAGGTTCTCCCTCAACAGCACTCATGATGTCTTGGAGAGCCTCCTGGCTAATCTCACTAGCAGTCCCATAAATGCGCAAGCCAAAGCTTGAAGCATAATCAATAAACTTCTGAACTTTTTCTGCCTTAGGCTCCTCGTGAATTCGATAGATAAAAGGCAAATCCAACTTGCTGAAATGTTCGGCAACTGTTTCATTGGCCATCAACATGAAGGACTCAATCATGCGCTCGGCAACACCACGCTGACGAAGAACGATATCAACAGGCTTACCTTGTTTATCCACTAAAATCTTAGCTTCATTGGTATCAAAATTGAGGGCTCCACGTTTCACACGCATATTTTCTAAAGTTTCATGAAGCTTGGCCATGAGTTCGATACTAGGGACAATTTTCTGATATTCTTGTCTCTTTTCCTTGTCTCCAGCTAAGATATCATTGACATCACTATAAGTCATACGGAAACTTGTCTTGATAACCGTTTGTGTGATAGTGTAGTTGACTACACGACCATGTTTATCAATCTCCATAATAGCAGATTGGGTCAAGCGGTCCACTTGCGGGTTAAGTGAGCAAATTCCATTTGATAGGCGTTCTGGAAGCATTGGGACCACACGGTCCGTCACATAGACAGAAGTCGCACGGTTAAGGGCTTCTTTATCAAGGGCAGAGCCTTCCGTCACATAGTAAGAAACGTCTGCGATGTGAACTCCAAGTTCGATATTTCCATTTTTCAATGGTTTAATATGAACTGCGTCATCCAAATCCTTAGCATCTGCACCATCAATGGTAAAGATAATCTCATCTCGTAGATCAAGACGACCTTCCATATCTTTTTCAGATGGAGCATCCGGTACTTTTTCTGCTTCCTTGACAACGGCTTCTGGAAATTCTGAGACAATGTCCATTGATTCCAAAACCTCAAGGACATCAATTCCGACATCCGTTGAATGTCCCACCACATCGAGGACACTAGCGACAAAGAAATCATGTTTCTTGCTTGGGTATTTGTCGATAAAGACCTTAAGAACTTCGGTTCCCTCGAGTTTAAGAGCTGGTTTCTTAACATAGATGGGTTGACTGATTTTCTGATTTTTCGAACGGATGTAACCAGCATACTTAGGTTTTTCCTGATCGAGAACGATTTGGCCGACAACTGTTGTCAAGCTGTGTTCTAATATATCAATAATTTTGGCTTCTGCTGCTGTTCCCTTATTGCGGTCAGCTACTTTCTTAATCACGACCTCAACGGTATCACCATCAATAGCATAATTGACATCGTTTTTTCCTACAAAAAGGTCGTCCTCCTCGCCTTCCAGACTAACAAAGCCAAATCCATTTTTATGAGCATGAAAAATCCCCTTGAGAGTAATCTCATGTTTTTTCTTGACTTCCAAGGTCAGACTTCCATCTTCTTCAAAGCGAATCTGGTGCTTTCTTTCCATTAGGGACAAGGTTTTAATCAACTCACGAAAATCCTTGGACCCGTCTTTTCCCAAAGCCTGAGCCAAGTCATTGACAGTCACCTTTCCCTTGTCTTGTAAATATTCTTTTATTCTATCTTTCATATTTTCTTTCTAGATTTTTTATTTTCTTTTACTGTAAAACCTTCTAACATATCTTTTAAAAATAAAAAGAGGCAAAGACCTAGTCCTGCCCATTATTTTCTTATCTACTTGATAATACCGTCAATGCTAAGGCAATGGCTAGCCAGAAAAAGACTAAAATCCCTGTCAAACGCTGCATTACAGCTTCAAAACCGCG from Streptococcus mitis encodes:
- a CDS encoding competence protein CoiA — its product is MFVARDSRGELVNVLEDKLEKQAYTCPACGCQLRLRQGPSVRTHFAHKTLKDCDFSSENESPEHLENKKSLYHWLKKDAEVQLEYPLPELKQIADVFVNGNLALEVQCSPLPQKVLKERSEGYRGQGYQVLWLLGEKLWLKERLTRLQEGFLYFSQNMGFYVWEVDKEKQVLRLKYLIHQDLRRKLHYQIKEFPYGQDSLLEILRLPYKKQKISSFSVSQDKDICRYIRQQLYYQNPIWMKEQAEAYKKGENLLTYGLKEWYPQIRPLVGEFCQIEQDLTRYYQYFQTYYQENSQNGWQKLYPPAFYQQYFLKNMVE
- the tehB gene encoding SAM-dependent methyltransferase TehB, translated to MEKLVAYKRMPLWTKETMPEAVQQKHNTKVGTWGKITVLKGTLKFIELTEYGEVLAEHLFEAGAENPMAQPQAWHRVEAVTDDVEWYLEFYCKPEDYFPKKYNTNRVHSEVLEAMQTVKPGKALDLGCGQGRNALFLAQQGFDVTAVDQNELSLEILQSIVEQEDLDMPVGLYDINSASIGQEYDFIVSTVVLMFLQADRIPAIIQNMQEKTSVGGYNLIVCAMDTEDYPCSVNFPFTFKEGELANYYKDWELVKYNENPGHLHRRDENGNRIQLRFATMLAKKIK
- the smpB gene encoding SsrA-binding protein SmpB, which gives rise to MAKGEGKVVAQNKKARHDYTIVDTLEAGMVLTGTEIKSVRAARINLKDGFAQVKNGEVWLSNVHIAPYEEGNIWNQEPERRRKLLLHKKQIQKLEQETKGTGMTLVPLKVYIKDGYAKLLLGLAKGKHDYDKRESIKRREQNRDIARVMKAVNQR
- the rnr gene encoding ribonuclease R, producing the protein MKDRIKEYLQDKGKVTVNDLAQALGKDGSKDFRELIKTLSLMERKHQIRFEEDGSLTLEVKKKHEITLKGIFHAHKNGFGFVSLEGEEDDLFVGKNDVNYAIDGDTVEVVIKKVADRNKGTAAEAKIIDILEHSLTTVVGQIVLDQEKPKYAGYIRSKNQKISQPIYVKKPALKLEGTEVLKVFIDKYPSKKHDFFVASVLDVVGHSTDVGIDVLEVLESMDIVSEFPEAVVKEAEKVPDAPSEKDMEGRLDLRDEIIFTIDGADAKDLDDAVHIKPLKNGNIELGVHIADVSYYVTEGSALDKEALNRATSVYVTDRVVPMLPERLSNGICSLNPQVDRLTQSAIMEIDKHGRVVNYTITQTVIKTSFRMTYSDVNDILAGDKEKRQEYQKIVPSIELMAKLHETLENMRVKRGALNFDTNEAKILVDKQGKPVDIVLRQRGVAERMIESFMLMANETVAEHFSKLDLPFIYRIHEEPKAEKVQKFIDYASSFGLRIYGTASEISQEALQDIMSAVEGEPYADVLSMMLLRSMQQARYSEHNHGHYGLAADYYTHFTSPIRRYPDLLVHRMIRDYGRSKEIAEHFEQVIPEIATQSSNRERRAIEAEREVEAMKKAEYMEEYVGEEYDAVVSSIVKFGLFVELPNTVEGLIHITNLPEFYHFNERDLTLRGEKSGTTFRVGQQIRIRVERADKMTGEIDFSYIPSEFDVIEKGLKQSNRSDRGRGSSRRSDKKEDKRKSGRSNDKRKHSQKDKKKKGKNPFYKEVAKKGAKHGKGRGKGRRTK